Proteins co-encoded in one Campylobacter concisus genomic window:
- the groL gene encoding chaperonin GroEL (60 kDa chaperone family; promotes refolding of misfolded polypeptides especially under stressful conditions; forms two stacked rings of heptamers to form a barrel-shaped 14mer; ends can be capped by GroES; misfolded proteins enter the barrel where they are refolded when GroES binds): MAKEIFYSDDARNRLYEGVKKLNDAVKVTMGPRGRNVLIQKSFGAPNITKDGVSVAKEVELKDTIENMGASLVREVASKTNDQAGDGTTTATVLAHAIFKEGLRNVTAGANPIEVKRGMDKEVAALIDALKNISKKVSGSKEIAQIATISANSDESIGKLIADAMEKVGKDGVITVEEAKSIQDELSVVEGMQFDRGYLSPYFITNPEKMQVELSNPFILLFDKKITNLKDLLPVLEQVQKSGKPLLIIAEDIEGEALATLVVNKLRGVLNISAVKAPGFGDRRKAMLEDIAILTGGEVISEELGRTLESATINDLGQASSVVIDKDNTTIVNGAGEKSAIDARITQIKAQIAETTSDYDKEKLQERLAKLSGGVAVIKVGAATETEMKEKKDRVDDALSATRAAVEEGIVVGGGSALILASKSVNLNLQGDEAIGAEIVRRALRAPLRQIAENAGFDAGVVANAVETSKDANFGFNAATGEYVNMFEAGIIDPVKVERVALQNAVSVASLLLTTEATISEIKEEKAMPAMPDMGGMGGMGGMM; this comes from the coding sequence ATGGCAAAAGAAATTTTTTACTCTGATGATGCAAGAAACCGCCTATACGAGGGCGTAAAAAAACTAAATGATGCTGTAAAAGTAACAATGGGACCAAGAGGTAGAAACGTCCTTATCCAAAAGAGCTTTGGCGCTCCAAACATCACAAAAGACGGCGTTAGTGTGGCTAAAGAGGTTGAGCTAAAAGATACTATCGAAAACATGGGTGCAAGTTTAGTTAGAGAAGTAGCAAGTAAGACAAACGACCAAGCAGGTGACGGCACGACAACAGCTACTGTACTAGCTCACGCGATATTTAAAGAGGGTCTTAGAAACGTAACTGCTGGCGCAAATCCTATCGAAGTAAAACGCGGTATGGATAAAGAAGTAGCAGCTCTTATAGATGCACTAAAAAATATCTCTAAAAAAGTATCAGGTTCAAAAGAGATCGCTCAGATCGCTACTATCTCTGCTAACTCAGATGAGAGCATCGGCAAACTAATCGCTGATGCGATGGAAAAAGTTGGCAAAGATGGCGTCATAACAGTAGAAGAGGCAAAATCTATCCAAGACGAGCTAAGTGTTGTTGAGGGTATGCAGTTTGACCGCGGATATCTAAGCCCATACTTCATCACAAACCCTGAAAAGATGCAAGTTGAGCTAAGTAACCCATTTATATTGCTATTTGACAAGAAGATTACAAATTTAAAAGATCTACTCCCTGTGCTTGAGCAAGTACAAAAGAGTGGCAAACCGCTACTAATCATCGCTGAAGATATTGAGGGCGAGGCACTTGCAACGCTTGTTGTAAATAAGCTTCGCGGCGTGCTAAACATCTCAGCTGTTAAAGCTCCTGGCTTTGGCGACAGAAGAAAAGCGATGCTTGAAGACATCGCTATCTTAACAGGTGGCGAAGTTATCAGCGAAGAGTTAGGCAGAACACTTGAGAGCGCTACTATAAACGACCTTGGACAAGCTTCAAGCGTAGTTATCGACAAAGATAACACAACTATCGTAAATGGTGCAGGCGAAAAGTCAGCAATAGACGCTAGAATAACTCAGATCAAAGCACAAATTGCAGAGACAACAAGTGACTATGACAAAGAAAAACTTCAAGAGCGCCTTGCAAAACTAAGTGGTGGCGTGGCAGTTATCAAAGTAGGTGCTGCGACTGAGACTGAGATGAAAGAGAAAAAAGACCGCGTAGATGACGCACTAAGTGCTACTCGTGCAGCCGTAGAAGAGGGTATCGTAGTAGGTGGCGGTTCAGCTCTTATCCTTGCTTCAAAGAGCGTAAATTTAAATTTACAAGGTGATGAGGCAATCGGCGCTGAGATCGTTAGAAGAGCGCTTCGTGCTCCACTTCGCCAAATCGCTGAAAACGCTGGATTTGATGCAGGCGTGGTAGCAAACGCAGTTGAAACAAGCAAAGATGCAAATTTTGGCTTTAATGCTGCAACTGGCGAATATGTAAATATGTTTGAAGCTGGTATCATCGACCCAGTTAAAGTTGAGAGAGTTGCGCTTCAAAACGCTGTTAGCGTGGCTAGCTTGCTACTAACAACTGAAGCAACTATCAGCGAGATAAAAGAAGAAAAAGCAATGCCTGCAATGCCTGACATGGGCGGAATGGGTGGTATGGGCGGCATGATGTAG
- a CDS encoding tryptophanyl-tRNA synthetase translates to MKKIAYLVVALGLIILCIFGFIFSSFGNKFIANKIEKEALARGIDIKFKDFNLGLSTLNLEATAMSTINLKANGDLSLLAQSINLNIDINTNMAKASKLGLKKDVALKANVAGKFSDFKLTATGTALGSNINLNANLKDYLPKALNLDAKDIELSEISALAKNPNLASGKLDLTSNMQGVDEKNEPIINAQILASGATINKEILKNEFGLNLAKDINFKGGVNAKFANEKVSAKTIIIAPEATLKANETTYDLSSKNLKSDFSLNVPDLALFGKLLGQQLSGAVDANGEITMQENALKNLKAEINGLGGKINANFDSKNLTINAANIKLKELLVLALQPSYADGEINLNANFSGFDELKKLAGEAKFEIKNGLIDNGLAKLKNAAKFELKGGAIAKGELVNFDANVLSDLGELKDIKGVYDLKNSQIFSKFALLISDPEKFKAVSGFEVSSKMMLAGDVKVKDSKIDELNLGGDAFAGKLNATIKNENLDLSLKESQLGEILALSGNDRLANAKANVQAKGQNIFSKSQSIAAEIALNDGKFNAAALSKILDKKFPENEKFSSNLSLDYKGDVAKFSGDFLSSLADIKGIDGSFDVGISTLSLKLQAVVSELNKLAFLAGRELHGKFAAIVTANGKVDDLSVKATSDDLFNGKLEANYKGGALDAVLKNFEVKGLTQTLGLDHLYDGNGDAKFDYETKQKLGKFDILLKEGHLANTNLTNNIKTFTGKDITKEIYKDGKIYGDIKGNNVVFNVNLSSPKSDIKVTGGTYNTATKMLNAPLVCRLEKTDLNVQISGTTDKLKYDVRSQYLENKVKKEIGRFLDKKLGKDDDDTSGEKQNLKGLLKGLF, encoded by the coding sequence ATGAAAAAAATAGCCTATTTAGTAGTGGCTTTGGGGCTGATAATCCTTTGCATTTTTGGCTTTATCTTTAGCTCTTTTGGTAATAAATTTATAGCCAACAAAATAGAAAAAGAGGCACTCGCTCGCGGTATCGACATCAAATTTAAAGATTTTAACCTTGGGCTTAGCACGCTAAATTTAGAAGCGACCGCGATGAGCACCATAAATTTAAAGGCAAATGGCGATCTCTCGTTACTTGCTCAAAGTATTAATTTAAACATAGACATAAACACCAACATGGCAAAGGCTAGCAAGCTTGGATTAAAAAAAGATGTCGCACTTAAAGCAAACGTGGCTGGTAAATTTAGCGACTTCAAGCTAACAGCAACTGGCACGGCGCTTGGCTCAAACATAAATTTAAACGCAAATTTAAAAGACTACCTACCAAAAGCTCTAAATCTTGATGCTAAAGACATCGAGCTTTCTGAGATATCAGCTCTTGCTAAAAATCCAAATTTAGCTAGCGGCAAGCTTGATCTAACGAGCAACATGCAAGGGGTTGATGAGAAAAATGAGCCGATCATTAACGCTCAAATTTTAGCAAGCGGTGCAACGATAAACAAAGAAATTCTAAAAAATGAATTTGGACTAAATTTAGCAAAAGATATAAACTTTAAAGGCGGCGTAAATGCTAAATTTGCAAATGAAAAAGTGAGCGCAAAAACCATTATCATCGCACCTGAAGCTACTTTAAAAGCAAATGAGACGACTTATGATCTAAGTAGCAAAAATTTAAAGAGCGACTTTTCTCTAAATGTGCCTGATCTTGCTCTTTTTGGCAAGCTTTTGGGGCAACAGCTAAGTGGCGCCGTGGATGCAAATGGCGAAATTACGATGCAAGAAAATGCCCTTAAAAACCTAAAAGCTGAGATAAACGGGCTTGGTGGTAAGATAAATGCAAATTTTGATAGTAAAAACTTGACCATAAATGCGGCTAACATCAAGCTAAAAGAGCTTCTAGTACTTGCCTTGCAGCCTAGCTACGCAGACGGAGAGATAAATTTAAATGCAAATTTTAGCGGCTTTGACGAGCTAAAAAAGCTTGCGGGCGAGGCTAAATTTGAGATAAAAAATGGCCTTATAGATAATGGTCTTGCAAAGCTTAAAAATGCGGCGAAATTTGAGCTTAAAGGTGGCGCCATAGCAAAAGGCGAGCTTGTAAATTTTGACGCAAACGTGCTTAGCGATCTTGGAGAGCTAAAGGATATAAAGGGCGTTTATGACCTAAAAAACAGCCAAATTTTTAGCAAATTTGCCCTGCTCATTAGCGACCCTGAGAAATTTAAAGCGGTTAGTGGCTTTGAGGTTAGCTCAAAGATGATGCTTGCGGGCGATGTAAAGGTCAAAGATAGCAAGATAGATGAGTTAAATTTAGGTGGCGATGCCTTTGCTGGCAAACTAAACGCCACTATAAAAAATGAAAATCTTGATCTTAGCCTAAAAGAGTCGCAGCTAGGAGAAATTTTAGCACTTAGTGGCAACGACAGACTGGCAAACGCTAAGGCAAATGTGCAAGCAAAGGGGCAAAATATCTTTAGCAAAAGCCAAAGCATCGCCGCTGAGATCGCTTTAAATGATGGCAAATTTAACGCCGCAGCGCTTAGCAAAATACTTGATAAAAAATTCCCAGAAAATGAGAAATTTAGCTCAAATTTGAGCCTAGACTATAAAGGCGACGTAGCAAAATTTAGTGGCGACTTTCTTAGCTCATTAGCTGATATAAAGGGTATAGATGGCAGCTTTGACGTGGGCATAAGCACGCTAAGCTTAAAGCTTCAAGCGGTAGTTTCAGAGCTAAATAAGCTTGCATTTTTAGCTGGCCGCGAGCTTCACGGTAAATTTGCAGCCATCGTAACGGCAAACGGTAAAGTGGATGATCTAAGCGTAAAAGCTACTTCAGATGATCTATTCAATGGTAAACTCGAGGCAAACTACAAAGGTGGCGCGCTTGATGCGGTGCTAAAAAATTTTGAAGTCAAAGGGCTAACGCAGACTTTGGGGCTGGATCATCTATATGACGGCAACGGCGATGCTAAATTTGACTACGAAACAAAGCAAAAGCTCGGCAAATTTGACATCTTGCTAAAAGAGGGTCACCTAGCCAACACAAATCTCACAAACAATATAAAAACCTTCACCGGCAAGGACATCACAAAAGAAATTTACAAAGACGGCAAAATTTACGGTGACATAAAGGGCAATAACGTTGTTTTTAACGTAAATTTAAGCTCGCCAAAGAGCGATATAAAGGTTACAGGCGGCACTTATAACACTGCTACAAAAATGCTTAACGCGCCGCTTGTTTGCAGGCTAGAAAAGACCGATCTAAACGTGCAAATTTCAGGCACGACAGACAAGCTAAAATACGACGTCAGATCGCAATATCTTGAAAATAAGGTCAAAAAAGAGATAGGTAGATTTTTAGACAAAAAGCTTGGCAAAGATGATGATGACACAAGCGGTGAAAAACAAAATTTAAAGGGGCTTTTAAAAGGGCTATTTTAG
- a CDS encoding type II secretion system protein, which translates to MKRRAYTLLELIFIVVILGILSTVAIPRLFFSRSDATISNAKTQLAAIRSGISLKYNDNILQAKPEFPQKLDDGDPSKLFKNVINIPIKDSGSKNGWHRISDDKYTFRLDGKVANFKYDKNTGDFGCSDENEICKSLQ; encoded by the coding sequence ATGAAAAGACGAGCTTACACCTTGCTTGAGCTGATATTTATAGTAGTTATACTAGGTATTTTAAGCACAGTCGCTATACCTAGGCTATTTTTTTCTAGAAGTGATGCTACCATCTCAAATGCCAAAACTCAACTTGCCGCTATAAGAAGCGGAATTTCACTAAAATACAATGACAATATCTTACAAGCAAAGCCAGAATTTCCACAAAAACTAGACGATGGCGATCCAAGCAAACTCTTCAAAAATGTTATAAATATACCGATAAAAGATAGCGGCAGCAAAAATGGCTGGCATAGAATAAGCGATGACAAATATACATTTAGGTTAGATGGCAAAGTAGCAAATTTCAAATACGACAAAAATACTGGTGATTTTGGTTGCAGTGATGAAAATGAAATTTGCAAATCACTTCAATAA
- the groES gene encoding co-chaperone GroES, giving the protein MNFQPLGKRVLVERVEETKTTASGIIIPDNAKEKPLSGEVKAVGAEVEGVKVGDKVVFAKYGGTEINLDDKTYLVLNIDDVLGVIK; this is encoded by the coding sequence ATGAACTTTCAACCATTAGGCAAGCGTGTTCTAGTCGAACGCGTAGAGGAGACAAAGACCACGGCTTCGGGCATCATTATACCTGATAACGCAAAAGAAAAACCTTTAAGCGGTGAGGTAAAAGCAGTTGGTGCTGAAGTAGAGGGTGTAAAAGTTGGTGATAAAGTTGTATTTGCAAAATACGGTGGCACTGAGATAAATTTAGATGATAAAACATATCTTGTTTTAAACATTGATGATGTTTTAGGCGTGATTAAATAA
- a CDS encoding MFS transporter, with product MKKAENLKYLMGLGHFCSDINQSALGAMLPFFIASYHYDYATAASLVTATNLASSLIQPLIGRLSDKKELPYVIPLGLLLAGGGMSLTGFVTNYYIILVCVMISGIGAALFHPSAARIVNYASNAKNRAKSISIFSFGGNVGFAVGPILVAVFVGNFGLKGTLVFIIPQIFLTLLYLKKGKFIKALEGSHKKQISQKTSALKDDLGAFLRLCLCIFSRSIVTFGFAAFFSIYLIKIFGLSKEAANINLSMFFAAGAISTLFGGALADRYGLV from the coding sequence ATGAAAAAGGCGGAAAATTTAAAGTATCTAATGGGGCTTGGGCACTTTTGTAGCGACATAAACCAAAGCGCGCTTGGTGCGATGCTACCCTTTTTCATCGCGAGCTACCACTACGACTACGCCACAGCTGCCTCGCTCGTGACCGCCACAAATTTAGCAAGCTCACTCATCCAGCCACTTATCGGCCGCCTAAGCGACAAAAAAGAGCTGCCATACGTCATCCCGCTTGGGCTACTGCTTGCAGGCGGGGGCATGAGCCTCACTGGCTTTGTGACAAACTACTACATCATCCTAGTTTGCGTGATGATAAGCGGTATCGGCGCCGCTCTCTTTCACCCAAGTGCCGCAAGGATCGTAAACTACGCCTCAAACGCCAAAAATAGAGCCAAAAGCATAAGTATATTTTCATTTGGTGGTAACGTGGGCTTTGCAGTTGGGCCCATTTTAGTCGCCGTTTTTGTGGGGAATTTTGGCCTAAAAGGGACGCTAGTCTTTATAATCCCTCAAATTTTTCTAACACTTTTATACCTTAAAAAGGGAAAATTTATAAAAGCGCTAGAAGGCAGTCACAAAAAGCAAATCTCACAAAAAACAAGCGCTCTAAAAGACGATCTGGGCGCATTTTTGAGGCTTTGTCTATGTATATTTTCACGCTCTATCGTCACTTTTGGCTTTGCGGCATTTTTCAGCATCTATCTAATCAAAATTTTTGGTCTTAGCAAAGAGGCTGCAAATATAAATTTAAGTATGTTTTTTGCTGCAGGTGCGATCTCTACGCTATTTGGCGGGGCACTAGCCGATAGATACGGCTTAGTTTAG
- a CDS encoding cell division protein ZapB, which produces MFEDNAILTTLSDKVNDLITKYDELCKTNEELRNEIVTLKAQNEAKSNQIMRLEEDLDKKNTEADDVMRKIEAVLGR; this is translated from the coding sequence ATGTTTGAAGACAACGCTATCTTAACCACACTAAGCGATAAAGTAAATGACCTGATCACAAAATATGACGAACTTTGCAAAACGAACGAAGAGTTGCGTAATGAGATCGTAACTTTAAAAGCACAAAATGAGGCAAAAAGCAATCAAATCATGCGTTTAGAAGAGGATCTTGACAAGAAAAATACCGAAGCTGACGATGTAATGAGAAAAATAGAAGCTGTCCTTGGCAGATAA
- the uvrB gene encoding excinuclease ABC subunit UvrB: MSKFEISSKFSPSSDQARAIKEIVKSIKSGNKYQTLLGVTGSGKTFTMANVIRELNMPTLIMTHNKSLAAQLYSEFKGFFPKNHVEYFISYYDYYQPEAYIPRSDLYIEKDSSVNEELERLRLSATASLLSFDDVICVASVSANYGLGNPSEYKGMVAYLSVGEKISQRKLLEQLVDMGYKRNDNYFDRGDFRVNGDVVDIYPAYYNDEALRIEFFGDEIDAMYHFDVLDNKRLKDISKFTLYATSQFIVGADRLKIAMKEIEEELDARLKEFNEQGKLVEAQRLKQRVEFDLEMMASTGMCKGIENYARHLTGQKPGETPYSMFDYFEISGKDYLVIVDESHVSLPQFRGMYAGDRSRKEVLVEYGFRLPSALDNRPLKFDEFISKKAKFLFVSATPNEYELGISQGHVYEQILRPTGLLDPLIEIKDSDNQVEALFDEAKAVIARGERVLVTVLTKKMAEELSRYYIELGIKVKYMHSDIDAIERNEIIRGLRSGEFDMLIGINLLREGLDLPEVSLIAIMDADKEGFLRSTTSLIQTMGRAARNVNGKVLMFAKKITHSMKEAIDTTTARRKFQDEYNKAHGITPHSASRNIEESLHVEDDGEIYKRGKNLERMPASERAAIVKELRKQMLEAAAQLEFEKAAALRDEIAKMRKL; this comes from the coding sequence ATGAGTAAATTTGAAATTTCATCTAAATTTAGCCCAAGCAGCGACCAAGCAAGAGCGATAAAAGAGATAGTAAAAAGTATAAAATCAGGCAACAAATATCAAACTCTTCTAGGCGTGACAGGGTCTGGCAAGACTTTTACCATGGCAAATGTCATACGTGAGCTAAATATGCCAACGCTTATAATGACGCATAATAAATCTCTTGCCGCTCAGCTTTATAGCGAATTTAAGGGCTTTTTCCCAAAAAACCATGTCGAGTACTTCATAAGCTACTACGACTACTATCAGCCAGAGGCCTACATCCCAAGAAGCGACCTATATATAGAAAAGGATAGTTCGGTAAATGAGGAGCTTGAGCGCTTGCGCCTCTCTGCGACGGCTAGCTTGCTAAGCTTTGACGACGTCATCTGTGTCGCCTCAGTCTCTGCAAACTACGGCCTTGGTAATCCAAGCGAGTATAAAGGGATGGTGGCATATCTTAGCGTAGGCGAGAAGATAAGCCAAAGAAAGCTTTTAGAGCAGCTTGTGGATATGGGCTACAAGCGTAATGACAACTACTTTGACAGGGGTGATTTTCGTGTAAATGGCGATGTGGTGGATATTTACCCAGCTTACTACAACGACGAAGCTCTAAGGATCGAGTTTTTTGGCGATGAGATCGATGCGATGTATCATTTTGACGTGCTTGATAACAAAAGACTAAAGGATATCTCTAAATTTACGCTTTATGCGACAAGCCAGTTCATCGTGGGCGCTGATAGGCTAAAGATCGCGATGAAAGAGATCGAAGAGGAGCTTGATGCACGTTTGAAAGAGTTTAACGAGCAGGGCAAGCTAGTCGAGGCGCAGAGGCTAAAGCAAAGGGTAGAGTTTGACCTTGAGATGATGGCAAGTACTGGCATGTGTAAAGGCATCGAAAACTACGCGCGCCACTTAACTGGTCAAAAGCCCGGAGAGACGCCATACTCGATGTTTGACTACTTTGAGATAAGCGGCAAAGACTATCTGGTCATCGTTGATGAGAGTCACGTGAGTTTGCCGCAGTTTAGGGGTATGTATGCAGGCGATAGGAGCCGTAAAGAGGTGCTTGTGGAGTATGGATTTCGCTTGCCATCAGCGCTTGATAACAGGCCACTTAAATTTGATGAGTTCATAAGCAAAAAGGCGAAATTTCTCTTTGTTTCAGCCACGCCAAACGAATACGAGCTTGGTATCAGCCAGGGGCATGTATATGAGCAAATTTTGCGACCTACTGGGCTGCTTGATCCGCTTATCGAGATAAAAGATAGTGACAATCAAGTCGAGGCGCTATTTGACGAGGCAAAGGCGGTCATCGCTAGAGGTGAGCGCGTGCTAGTTACGGTGCTAACTAAAAAGATGGCCGAGGAGCTAAGCCGCTACTACATCGAGCTTGGCATAAAGGTCAAGTATATGCACTCAGACATCGACGCGATCGAGCGAAATGAGATCATTAGGGGGCTTAGAAGTGGCGAATTTGACATGCTAATAGGTATAAATTTGCTCCGTGAGGGGCTGGACTTGCCTGAAGTGAGCCTGATAGCCATAATGGACGCTGATAAAGAGGGCTTTTTGCGCTCGACCACGAGCCTTATACAGACGATGGGGCGCGCAGCTAGAAATGTAAATGGCAAGGTGCTAATGTTTGCCAAAAAGATCACGCACTCGATGAAAGAGGCGATCGATACGACGACTGCAAGGCGTAAATTTCAAGATGAATACAACAAAGCTCACGGCATCACGCCGCACTCTGCTAGCAGAAATATCGAAGAGAGCCTGCACGTCGAGGATGATGGCGAAATTTACAAGCGCGGTAAGAATTTAGAGAGGATGCCAGCTAGCGAGCGAGCCGCGATCGTAAAAGAGTTAAGAAAGCAGATGCTTGAAGCGGCGGCGCAGCTGGAGTTTGAGAAGGCGGCGGCGCTAAGAGATGAGATAGCAAAGATGAGAAAACTTTAA
- a CDS encoding primosomal protein N' has product MHYYILAFYGLNLAPLTYESDQKLEKFQGVKASLRGKILTAFIIKETDKPEFKTSKILEILPINLTSIQSELAIFISKYYTCELGVSLNLFEPNDTIAADQIYENQNFNVAPKLSEKQQEALDFINKRKISLIFGDTGSGKSEIYIVKIREILNVGSQALFLMPEISLTPQMQKRLESFFGEAVAVWHSKITPKKKEQILKDIKSGKVRLVAGARSALFLPLEKLKLIIIDEEHDDSYKNTGSKPHYNARDLALFLTSKFDLQVVLGSATPSLTSFYKQEHFRLKGTYFDSQKNYIFDESETGISEILKDEISKTLANKKQAVICLPTRANFKYLVCKNCGETLKCPFCSIGMSYYKKQNVLKCQYCEHKMAVPKICHQCGSEMIEAKKIGTSELLERLQAEFANARIAKFDRDEITTQNKLVKALKEFNDGKIDILLGTQMLSKGHDYHNVELAVIMGFDELLNFPDYKARERTIALAMQVAGRAGRNGAGRVIIQSKQRDFFESYISDYDAFLKDEIDYRKELYPPFTRLLRIIISHKDEHIVKNTLNEFVQRIEPLRSDELEIIGYGKCQIEYLGSKFRYEILLRSNSHIPLLKAANLCRSELSDIDIDPVNFS; this is encoded by the coding sequence ATGCACTATTACATACTCGCATTTTATGGGCTAAATTTAGCCCCACTCACTTATGAAAGCGATCAAAAACTAGAAAAATTTCAAGGCGTAAAAGCTTCTTTAAGAGGCAAAATTCTTACTGCTTTTATCATAAAAGAGACTGACAAACCAGAGTTTAAAACAAGTAAAATTTTAGAAATTCTACCGATTAATCTAACTTCAATACAAAGCGAATTGGCAATATTTATCTCAAAATATTACACATGCGAACTTGGCGTCAGCCTAAATTTATTTGAACCAAATGACACTATTGCAGCAGATCAAATTTATGAAAATCAAAATTTTAATGTAGCACCCAAACTAAGCGAAAAACAGCAAGAGGCTTTGGATTTTATAAATAAACGTAAAATTTCACTCATCTTTGGCGACACTGGAAGCGGAAAAAGCGAGATTTACATAGTAAAGATCAGAGAAATTTTAAACGTAGGCAGCCAAGCGCTATTTTTAATGCCCGAAATTTCACTCACGCCACAAATGCAAAAACGCCTTGAGAGCTTCTTTGGCGAGGCAGTAGCAGTCTGGCACTCAAAGATCACGCCAAAGAAAAAAGAGCAAATTTTAAAAGATATAAAAAGTGGAAAAGTTAGGCTCGTTGCAGGTGCGAGATCGGCTTTATTTTTACCACTTGAGAAGCTAAAACTCATCATCATCGACGAAGAACACGACGATAGCTACAAAAACACAGGTTCAAAACCACACTACAACGCAAGAGATCTCGCCCTCTTTCTAACTAGCAAATTTGATCTACAAGTGGTACTTGGAAGTGCCACACCAAGCCTTACTAGCTTTTACAAGCAGGAGCATTTTCGCTTAAAAGGGACATATTTTGATTCGCAAAAAAATTACATTTTCGATGAGAGCGAGACTGGAATTAGTGAAATTTTAAAAGATGAAATTTCAAAGACACTCGCGAATAAAAAGCAAGCTGTCATCTGCCTGCCAACAAGGGCAAATTTTAAATATCTAGTCTGCAAAAACTGCGGTGAAACGTTAAAGTGCCCATTTTGCAGCATCGGTATGAGCTATTACAAAAAACAAAACGTGCTAAAGTGTCAATACTGCGAGCATAAAATGGCCGTGCCAAAAATTTGTCACCAGTGCGGTAGCGAGATGATAGAGGCCAAAAAAATTGGCACTAGCGAGCTACTTGAGCGGCTGCAAGCTGAGTTTGCGAATGCTAGAATCGCTAAATTTGATAGAGATGAAATAACGACGCAAAACAAGCTCGTAAAGGCTTTGAAGGAATTTAACGACGGCAAGATAGATATCTTGCTTGGTACGCAAATGCTAAGCAAAGGGCATGATTACCACAACGTAGAGCTTGCTGTCATCATGGGATTTGACGAGCTTTTAAATTTTCCTGATTATAAAGCCAGAGAGCGAACGATCGCTCTTGCCATGCAAGTAGCTGGAAGAGCTGGTAGAAACGGGGCTGGTAGAGTTATCATTCAAAGCAAACAAAGAGATTTTTTTGAGAGCTACATCAGTGATTATGACGCATTTTTAAAAGATGAGATAGATTACAGAAAAGAGCTTTATCCGCCATTTACTAGGCTTCTTCGCATTATCATCTCGCATAAAGATGAACACATAGTAAAAAATACATTGAATGAATTTGTGCAAAGAATAGAACCTTTAAGAAGCGATGAGCTTGAGATCATAGGATACGGAAAGTGCCAGATAGAGTATCTTGGAAGCAAATTTAGATATGAAATTTTACTTCGCTCAAACTCTCATATACCTCTTTTAAAAGCCGCAAATCTTTGCAGAAGCGAGCTTAGTGATATTGATATAGACCCGGTCAACTTTAGTTAG